The Astyanax mexicanus isolate ESR-SI-001 chromosome 24, AstMex3_surface, whole genome shotgun sequence genome has a segment encoding these proteins:
- the LOC103030277 gene encoding guanine nucleotide-binding protein G(t) subunit alpha-2 has protein sequence MGSSEKSIKVLLLGAEESGKSTIMKQMKILYRGGYTKEEQLEYKAVVYGNILQAALAITSGMEILQIKFDTPTTTDDGKKLQKLGDTVEEGTMPSELVEILKSLWRDSGFQAAIERSAEYQLTDSAAYYLSDLDRISAPDYIPNDLDVLYARVKNTEIVEEQFTLKDYNFRMFVGGGQRSERKKWITCFEDAACIIFCAALNSYDMALVEDEEVNRMHESLHLFNSICNHKFFAGTSLVLFLNKKDLFKEKISKVPLSTCFPNYSGSNTFDDASNYIKQQFEDLNTNKGGKPIYTHMTCAVDTKDIESNFSTVADTIIKNLKECGQL, from the exons ATGGGATCTTCAGAAAAAAGCATCAAAGTCCTGTTGCTAG GTGCTGAGGAATCTGGGAAAagcaccatcatgaagcagatgAA gatacTGTACCGTGGGGGGTATACGAAAGAGGAGCAGTTGGAGTATAAAGCCGTGGTTTATGGGAACATCCTGCAGGCGGCTCTCGCCATCACCAGCGGCATGGAGATCCTGCAGATCAAATTCGACACGCCAACAACAACC GATGACGGGAAGAAACTGCAGAAGTtgggagacactgtggaggagggcACCATGCCCTCAGAGCTGGTGGAGATCCTGAAGAGTCTGTGGAGAGACAGCGGATTTCAGGCAGCCATCGAGAGATCTGCAGAGTACCAGCTCACAGACTCCGCAGCGTA ttatCTCTCTGATTTGGATCGGATCAGCGCACCTGATTACATCCCCAACGACCTGGACGTGCTTTACGCTCGCGTCAAAAATACTGAAATAGTGGAGGAACAGTTCACTCTCAAAGACTACAACttcag GATGTTTGTTGGTGGGGGTCAGAGATCTGAGAGGAAAAAGTGGATCACCTGTTTTGAAGATGCTGCCTGCATCATCTTCTGCGCCGCCCTCAATTCCTACGACATGGCCCTGGTGGAGGACGAGGAGGTG AACCGGATGCATGAAAGTCTTCACCTGTTTAACAGCATCTGCAACCACAAGTTCTTTGCCGGCACCTCTTTAGTTCTCTTCCTCAATAAGAAGGATCTGTTCAAGGAAAAGATCAGCAAAGTGCCGCTGAGCACCTGCTTCCCCAACTACAGCG GCTCAAACACCTTCGACGACGCCTCCAACTACATCAAGCAGCAGTTTGAGGACCTGAACACTAATAAAGGAGGAAAACCCATCTACACCCACATGACCTGTGCCGTGGACACCAAGGACATCGAGAGCAACTTCAGCACCGTCGCCGACACCATCATCAAAAACCTGAAGGAGTGCGGACAGTTGTGA